A genome region from Nocardia sp. NBC_01730 includes the following:
- a CDS encoding IclR family transcriptional regulator gives MTVEVVTHLESGELWTGSGPARPAQPPVSMIERMTLILDAFDGATPTLTLLGLAERTGLPRSTVHRILDQMIRLRWLAHTPGGYRLGMRTLELGGLAAGHNEIRDVVSPMLHDLCQRTGMVGHLGVLDGREVLYLDKAGGRCAAAVPTRLGGRMPAHSTALGKALLASLEPSIVEVSFRDRIPQLTPRTICDRTELHRELMRIRHRQGVAVDNEESVPGIGCVAVPIRGRSAAVAALSLSGQIGGERTVLDTARLGRLLVEAADEAGRSLFPRHDRLR, from the coding sequence ATGACAGTCGAGGTGGTGACCCATCTCGAGTCCGGAGAGTTGTGGACTGGATCGGGGCCCGCACGGCCCGCGCAGCCCCCGGTGTCGATGATCGAGCGAATGACGCTGATACTCGATGCTTTCGACGGTGCGACGCCGACCCTCACCCTCCTAGGTCTCGCCGAACGCACCGGGCTGCCGCGGTCTACCGTGCACCGCATCCTCGACCAGATGATCCGGCTGCGCTGGCTCGCGCACACGCCGGGCGGCTACCGGCTCGGCATGCGCACGCTCGAGTTGGGCGGACTCGCCGCCGGCCACAACGAGATTCGTGATGTGGTGAGCCCGATGCTGCACGACCTCTGTCAACGAACCGGCATGGTCGGGCACCTCGGCGTCCTGGACGGGCGCGAGGTGCTGTACCTGGACAAGGCCGGTGGCCGGTGCGCCGCGGCCGTTCCCACCCGGCTCGGCGGCCGGATGCCCGCGCATAGCACGGCACTGGGCAAAGCGCTGCTCGCCTCGCTCGAACCGAGCATCGTCGAGGTGTCTTTTCGCGACCGGATCCCGCAGCTCACCCCGCGTACCATCTGCGATCGCACCGAACTGCATCGCGAGCTCATGCGTATCCGCCATCGGCAGGGTGTCGCGGTCGACAACGAGGAGTCGGTCCCCGGCATCGGGTGCGTCGCTGTGCCGATTCGTGGGCGCAGCGCCGCGGTGGCCGCCCTGTCGCTGTCGGGCCAGATCGGCGGTGAGCGAACGGTATTGGATACCGCTCGTCTCGGCCGCCTGCTGGTCGAGGCCGCCGACGAGGCTGGGCGTTCGCTGTTCCCGCGTCACGACCGATTGCGCTAG
- a CDS encoding aminotransferase class V-fold PLP-dependent enzyme, which yields MSSLAPHEFTPETTYLNTASYGLPSTRALTAVRDAGTTWAAGRGGPTELDQLVPELRAGFARLLDGATPDDIALAGGVAGLIAPVAATLPPGAEVLLAEGEFSSVSMPFVYRGDLVVRFAPLDELAAQVRPETALVAVSVVQSADGRIIDLTELRAATRANGTRLLVDASQAAGWLPLRFAAADYWVCASYKWLVGARSIAFFAAAPEFAAQLRPVGSSWYAAEDRWAELYHPVALPTTARRLDATPDWLGVIAATAGLSLIEELTVEKIGAHNIELADRFRNGLRELGFEPVEARSPIVVVPGAGDATARLQTAGVIASTRAGGLRFAFHLYNSDADIERALAALRTT from the coding sequence ATGTCCTCCCTAGCGCCGCACGAGTTCACGCCAGAGACCACCTATCTGAACACGGCCTCGTACGGACTGCCGTCCACGCGCGCGCTGACCGCGGTCCGCGACGCAGGCACGACCTGGGCGGCGGGCCGCGGCGGCCCTACGGAACTCGATCAGCTGGTGCCCGAACTGCGCGCGGGGTTCGCCCGCCTGCTCGACGGCGCGACGCCCGATGACATCGCGCTCGCCGGCGGAGTCGCCGGACTCATCGCCCCGGTGGCCGCCACACTGCCGCCCGGCGCCGAGGTGCTGCTTGCCGAGGGCGAATTCTCCTCGGTCTCTATGCCTTTCGTGTACCGCGGCGACCTCGTCGTGCGCTTCGCCCCGCTGGACGAGCTGGCCGCGCAGGTCCGGCCGGAGACCGCGCTGGTGGCGGTGAGTGTGGTCCAATCCGCGGACGGACGCATCATCGACCTGACCGAACTGCGCGCGGCGACCCGGGCCAACGGCACCCGGCTGCTCGTCGACGCCAGCCAGGCCGCAGGCTGGCTACCGTTGCGCTTCGCCGCCGCGGACTACTGGGTGTGTGCCTCGTACAAATGGCTCGTCGGCGCGCGCAGCATCGCGTTCTTCGCCGCGGCGCCCGAGTTCGCCGCCCAGCTGCGCCCGGTCGGATCCAGCTGGTACGCCGCGGAGGATCGCTGGGCTGAGCTCTACCATCCCGTCGCACTGCCCACTACCGCACGGCGCTTGGACGCGACGCCGGATTGGCTCGGCGTCATCGCCGCGACGGCGGGCCTGTCTTTGATCGAGGAACTGACGGTCGAGAAGATCGGCGCGCACAATATCGAACTGGCCGACCGGTTCCGCAATGGACTGCGCGAGCTCGGTTTCGAGCCCGTCGAAGCTCGCTCGCCTATCGTCGTCGTTCCCGGCGCTGGTGACGCGACAGCCCGGCTGCAAACGGCAGGTGTGATCGCTTCAACCCGCGCGGGTGGGCTGCGGTTCGCGTTCCATCTCTACAACAGCGATGCGGATATCGAACGGGCACTGGCAGCGCTGCGCACCACGTAA
- a CDS encoding NAD(P)H-dependent amine dehydrogenase family protein, translating into MTYRVVQWGTGNVGRHALAGVIANPDLELTGVWVSGAAKDGIDAGRLAGLDDSVGVAATTDADALLASRPDCVVYCSMTDNRLFEAVQDLQRILAAGINVVACAPVFFQYPYGVLPDELLKPVQEAAAQGNSSLWVNGIDPGFANDLLPLALAGTCLRIDQLRCLEIVDYASYDNREVMFDIMGFGKPVDDIPMLLQPGVLALAWGGTVRQLAAGIGVTLDAVTETYERIPAPESFDIATGHVAEGAAAALRFEVRGMVGDVPVTVLEHVTRLRPDLCPDWPQPAHPAGSYRVEITGEPNYALDLVTSSRNGDHNYATLLATGMRIVNAVPAVVAAPAGILTALDLPLITGPAVRPTG; encoded by the coding sequence ATGACTTATCGCGTAGTGCAGTGGGGCACCGGCAATGTCGGCAGGCATGCGCTCGCCGGCGTCATCGCCAACCCTGACTTGGAATTGACCGGCGTGTGGGTATCCGGAGCCGCGAAGGACGGAATCGACGCGGGAAGGCTCGCGGGACTGGATGATTCGGTCGGTGTCGCCGCGACGACCGATGCGGATGCTTTGCTGGCGTCGCGTCCGGATTGCGTCGTGTACTGCTCGATGACCGACAACCGCCTGTTCGAGGCCGTGCAGGATCTGCAGCGCATCCTCGCCGCGGGAATCAACGTCGTCGCCTGTGCGCCGGTGTTCTTCCAGTACCCCTACGGTGTGCTTCCGGACGAGCTGTTGAAGCCGGTGCAGGAGGCGGCCGCGCAAGGGAACTCGTCACTGTGGGTGAACGGCATCGACCCGGGTTTCGCCAACGATCTGCTTCCACTTGCCCTCGCGGGCACCTGTCTGCGCATCGATCAGCTGCGTTGCCTGGAGATCGTCGACTACGCCAGCTACGACAACCGCGAGGTGATGTTCGACATCATGGGCTTCGGCAAGCCAGTCGACGATATCCCGATGCTGTTACAGCCCGGTGTGCTGGCACTGGCCTGGGGCGGCACGGTCCGTCAGCTTGCCGCGGGAATCGGCGTCACGCTCGACGCCGTCACGGAGACCTACGAGCGGATTCCCGCGCCGGAGTCGTTCGACATCGCCACCGGGCACGTTGCTGAAGGCGCCGCTGCCGCATTGCGTTTCGAGGTGCGCGGCATGGTCGGCGACGTGCCTGTCACGGTGCTCGAGCACGTCACCCGGCTGCGACCCGACCTGTGCCCCGACTGGCCGCAGCCTGCGCACCCGGCGGGCTCCTACCGGGTCGAGATCACCGGTGAGCCGAACTACGCACTGGATCTGGTGACCTCGAGCCGCAACGGCGATCACAACTACGCGACTTTGCTCGCCACCGGCATGCGCATCGTCAACGCCGTTCCTGCCGTGGTCGCTGCGCCGGCAGGCATACTCACCGCGCTCGACCTGCCGCTGATCACCGGCCCTGCGGTACGGCCGACCGGTTGA
- a CDS encoding nuclear transport factor 2 family protein — protein MDLDAIEAVRQLKYRYFRALDLKRWDEFGDTLAVDATGRYGTHALGEPLSLDGRDAITAFMRENLGPSVVTVHIASHPEISVDGETATGSWAFEDTVIATQYGVLIRGAGYYTDTYRRDTDDQWRITSTGYQRIYESMQALSDTPSFQLLSNMWAFEK, from the coding sequence ATGGATCTCGACGCCATCGAAGCCGTCCGCCAGCTGAAGTACCGCTACTTCCGAGCCCTCGACCTCAAACGGTGGGACGAGTTCGGCGATACCCTCGCCGTCGACGCGACCGGCCGCTATGGCACGCACGCGCTCGGCGAGCCACTGAGCCTGGACGGCCGCGACGCCATCACCGCGTTCATGCGGGAAAATCTCGGCCCCTCGGTCGTCACCGTCCACATCGCCAGCCATCCGGAAATCAGCGTCGATGGCGAAACAGCTACGGGTTCATGGGCTTTCGAAGACACGGTGATCGCGACGCAGTACGGCGTCCTGATCCGCGGCGCCGGTTACTACACCGACACCTACCGCCGCGACACCGATGATCAATGGCGCATCACCTCGACCGGCTACCAGCGCATCTACGAATCTATGCAAGCGCTGTCCGATACCCCCAGTTTCCAGCTGCTGTCCAACATGTGGGCGTTCGAGAAGTAG
- a CDS encoding helix-turn-helix domain-containing protein, whose protein sequence is MPDRSASPPTRRVVEIVSLLVTSGEPISVAGIAERLGIARATATAILVELDAAGWVVRDPARGYGIGPALAGLHGAALPHGVGDILAALAARTGYGATFSRIEPDRLTVLDVRHGVDRVVPGIPVGHRIPLQFPAGASVMPWRSASEQNTWLGTAVGADRRITGSLLTLVRDRGVAVFRPRADDAGLVDLLADLLGAVGSELLQPHLRARALRQLAALTSRPFSRAELDSDDPLPLSYLAAPVFDATGIAAYEIQLGPLRVATTKSERAEFISAVLAAARDLTAALAAGRHNG, encoded by the coding sequence ATGCCGGACCGATCAGCCTCGCCACCGACGCGCCGCGTCGTCGAGATCGTGTCGCTGCTCGTGACCTCCGGTGAGCCGATCAGTGTGGCAGGGATCGCCGAGCGGCTCGGTATCGCCCGCGCGACCGCGACCGCGATCCTGGTCGAGTTGGACGCGGCCGGTTGGGTTGTCCGCGACCCGGCCCGCGGCTACGGCATCGGCCCCGCTCTGGCCGGGCTGCACGGAGCCGCGCTTCCGCACGGCGTCGGCGACATCCTCGCAGCCCTGGCCGCTCGCACCGGGTATGGGGCGACGTTCAGCCGGATCGAACCCGATCGGCTCACGGTGCTCGATGTTCGGCACGGCGTCGACCGTGTCGTCCCCGGCATTCCGGTGGGGCATCGCATTCCGTTGCAGTTCCCAGCGGGCGCGAGCGTCATGCCCTGGCGTTCGGCGAGCGAGCAGAACACCTGGCTGGGCACCGCCGTGGGCGCGGACCGGCGAATCACCGGGTCGCTGCTCACGCTCGTCCGCGACCGCGGCGTTGCCGTCTTCCGTCCACGCGCCGATGACGCGGGGCTGGTCGACCTACTTGCCGACCTGCTCGGTGCGGTCGGCTCCGAGCTGCTGCAACCGCACCTGCGCGCCCGCGCCCTACGCCAGCTGGCCGCGCTCACCTCGCGGCCATTCTCCCGGGCCGAGCTGGATTCCGACGACCCGCTGCCCCTCAGCTATCTCGCGGCGCCTGTCTTCGACGCGACCGGCATCGCTGCTTACGAAATCCAACTCGGCCCGCTGCGCGTCGCTACGACGAAAAGCGAACGCGCCGAGTTCATTTCGGCCG
- a CDS encoding SDR family oxidoreductase, giving the protein MILDRFRIDGQVAIVTGAGRGLGAAIALAFAEAGADVVIAARTKSQLDEVAEQVAATGRQAHVVPADLSDADATAALAATAVERFGRLDIVVNNVGGALPCPLLDTTPRALADAFDFNVVNAHALVRAAVPRMLETAGGGSILNITSTMGRLPGRAFAAYGTAKAALAHYTKLAALDLNPRIRVNAIAPGAILTSALEIVAGNEAMRTELEAKTPLHRIGEPDDIAAAALYLVSPAGKYLTGKILEPDGGLIIPNLDLPIPDL; this is encoded by the coding sequence ATGATTCTGGATCGGTTCCGGATCGACGGACAGGTCGCCATCGTCACGGGAGCAGGTCGCGGCCTTGGGGCGGCGATCGCCCTGGCGTTCGCGGAGGCGGGCGCGGATGTCGTCATCGCCGCACGCACCAAGAGCCAGCTGGATGAAGTCGCCGAGCAGGTGGCGGCGACCGGACGACAGGCCCACGTGGTGCCCGCGGACCTGAGCGATGCCGATGCCACGGCGGCCCTCGCGGCAACGGCGGTCGAACGTTTCGGGCGCCTGGACATCGTGGTCAACAACGTGGGCGGGGCGCTGCCGTGCCCGTTGCTCGACACGACACCCCGGGCGCTGGCGGACGCGTTCGACTTCAACGTCGTCAACGCGCACGCCCTGGTCCGGGCCGCGGTGCCGCGCATGCTCGAAACCGCCGGTGGTGGTTCCATCCTGAACATCACCTCCACCATGGGACGCCTGCCTGGTCGCGCCTTCGCCGCCTATGGCACTGCGAAGGCCGCCCTCGCCCACTACACCAAGCTTGCGGCGCTCGACCTGAATCCGCGCATCCGGGTGAACGCGATCGCGCCCGGCGCGATCCTGACCTCCGCGCTCGAGATTGTCGCGGGCAATGAGGCGATGCGCACCGAACTGGAGGCCAAGACCCCGCTGCACCGCATCGGCGAACCCGATGACATCGCCGCGGCCGCCCTTTACCTCGTCTCGCCCGCAGGGAAGTACCTCACCGGCAAGATCCTCGAGCCCGACGGCGGCTTGATCATCCCGAACCTCGACCTCCCGATCCCGGACCTGTGA